The Candidatus Acidiferrales bacterium genome contains the following window.
GGAGGCAAGTTCCTATGTAATGTCTCGCCAGTGGGTTGCTCAGCCCGGCACACCGCTAAACGAACTCGCCGGTCGGTCCCGGGTTCGATCCTTCGTCTATTTTGATCAAACGGTCCTCGAATCTCTCCGGATCATTTCGTATCTGAGGAGATCGACGTACAGGCTCCTTTACAACCTGCCCGAAAATTGCTGGGACTACACTGCGGCTCATCCTCGCAACGATTCACTCACACTCCATCAGTGGCTGATGATTCTCGAACGCACCATCCCGAGGTCCGTCGAGCAAATGCATATGAACTACGATAGCTGGATCAAGACGCACCCCGCCAAGAAACTCCGTGTGAAATCTGTGGCCAGCTTGGAGTGCATTCCGGAAACAATCGGGTGAAGTAATCAAATTTCATGGGCCCATCTTCGATGCGGGAAAGAAAAACTGCCGGCAAATAAGGCTTGTTGATCGATGAATTGCAATACGAGTGGTTTTTTTGATTGCCCTTTGAGGGCGAATGAATCGTTGGGGTGCGGCCGAGAAGATGCTTGGCCGCATGCGGTCAAGTCAATCTACTCGGATAACTCGAAATGAACGCAACGCTGACCGACATAGAGAAAGATGCGACGAGCTCGGCGCCTAACCCGCAGAAACCGTCTCCCTCTCGCAAGCAAACCACTAGAATCGCCCTTAAGACCCGAGCCGGAGGAGTTGTTTTCATTGCCTCGGCCGACGTGCTTGCTGTCGTGGCGCAGGGTAACTATGTGCTGCTGCAGCGCGAGTCTGGCTCTTATCACCTCCGCGAGTCGATTTCCGCGATGGAGGAAAAACTGAAGCCATTCGGCTTCGTCCGCATTCACCGATCCATCTTGGTAAACAAATCATGGGTCGAGGAGATTCGTCCTCACGCGCCGGGAAAGTACTTGCTGCGCTTGAGAAACGGGCAAGACTATACGGTTACCAGAAGTTACAGAATGAATCTCAAATTCCTTGCCGAACTCTGGCTTGGCAACGACACATTCCAGGGTGCATGACCGCGCTGTAATTGCGTTGGTTTCCCATCCGCATTTGCTTGGGGAGCAATGGTAGGCCCGTGCGGGCTCGAACCGCAGACCTCTACCGTGTCAAGGTAGCGCTCTAACCAACTGAGCTACGGGCCTATTTTTCTGGCTCAATTCTAACACCATCTCTGCTTCGCCGCGACGCTCTCCGCGCCGTCTGGCCCTCACGTTGCGCGTTCCACCATCACCGCGGTCCCGTACGCCAGCACTTCCGTCACGCCCTGCATGATTTCATTTGCATCGTAGCGCACGCCGATGATCGCGTTTGCTCCGCGCTCCGCGGCATGTTCCATCAGCAGCTCCAGCGCATCTTCGCGCGTCTTTTCGCACATGTCCGTGAAGAGCGTGATGTTTCCGCCGACGATTGTCTGCAGCGACGCGCCGATATTCCCGAATATGCTCCGCGACCTCACAATGATTCCGCGCACCAATCCCATGGATCGCACGATGTGGTATCCGGGAAGCTCAAACGCATTCGTCACCATGTTCATATCCACTCGTCCGTTCACCATTGCCTCCTATGCGGTCGCGACCAAACTCGATCTGTCATTCCGAGCCCCGTTCGCGCGGCCTGCGGCAAGCAGCCAACATAAACAAAGTCGCGAACGGGTGCGAGGAATCTGCTTTTCTCAGTTTAGGTCATGCTCAGCTCAGTGCTGCACCACTGGTATCTCCACGTTCGACGGATACTCTTTGCTCCGATAAATCCTCTGCGTCGCCTCGATGTAATCGCTCGCCTTCGCCTTGAAAATATTCGGCACAAACTTCTGCGGGTTCCGGTCGATGATCGGAAACCACGTGCTCTGCACCTGCACCATGATGCGGTGGCCCTTCAGGAAGCAGTGGCTATTCGTGTGCAAATCGATCGTGTAAGGCGTCACTTTTCCCGGCGTAATCGGCTCCGGCCTCTCGAAGCTGTTGCGGAAACGCCCGCGGAAAACTTCATCCGCAATCATCAGCTCGTATCCGCCCATCGACGGCTCCGCTTCATACTTCTCCGGATACACATCAATCAGCTTCGCAATCCAGTCGCTGTCGCTGCCTGTCGTT
Protein-coding sequences here:
- a CDS encoding YbjQ family protein codes for the protein MVNGRVDMNMVTNAFELPGYHIVRSMGLVRGIIVRSRSIFGNIGASLQTIVGGNITLFTDMCEKTREDALELLMEHAAERGANAIIGVRYDANEIMQGVTEVLAYGTAVMVERAT
- a CDS encoding LytTR family DNA-binding domain-containing protein — protein: MNATLTDIEKDATSSAPNPQKPSPSRKQTTRIALKTRAGGVVFIASADVLAVVAQGNYVLLQRESGSYHLRESISAMEEKLKPFGFVRIHRSILVNKSWVEEIRPHAPGKYLLRLRNGQDYTVTRSYRMNLKFLAELWLGNDTFQGA